The window GAAACTGCTCGTCAACAGGATGTACGTGTTGATGAGTCCCGGGAGCGGAACGTGGGCGGCCGGTATCAGGTGGTGCCAGTCGGTCCACCCCTCCGCGACCCGGATGAAGGCGTACGACCCGATGAACGCGCCGAACAGTACCACGTCGCTGGCGAGGAATATCCAGACGCCGAGCTTCGTGTTCCCGACGTCTTCGAACGGCCAACTCTCGCCGAACGGACCGGTCAGGGCGTGGAACTCCTCGCGGGCCATCCTGACCAGCGCCCACAGTCCGCCGAGCAGACCGCCGACCGTGAGGGCGACGTAGAACCCGCCTTCGAGTCCGTCGGGGTAGCTCGCTTTCTGCAGGCCTGACAGCCCCAACAGCAGGACGAACGACGCGAGTCCGATTACGAACGGCCAGATGCTGGCGTGGCTCTCTTCGTTTTCGTCTCCCGCGTGCGTGTCCGCGAGTTGCCCCTGTGCGTCCCGCGCGACGCCGCCGTCGGTCGCCTCTTTGCCCGCTAACTCGCCGCCGTCGGCCACGCCGCCCGCGCCGCGTCGGAACTCCAGCGACCCGCTGGAGAACGACGGCTTGCCGGGGAAGTTCTCGAGGGGCGGCGGCGATGGAAGCGCCCACTCCGTCGTGGTCGAGTAGCGCCACGGATTGTCGTCGGCGTCCTCGCCCCGCCAGAGACTGGCGAACAGGTTGTAGAACATCACGAGGAACGACGCGCCCAGCAGGAACCCGCCGACGGTCGATAGCTGGTGCCACTGGAGGAACGCCTCCGGATAGACGAAGTCCCGGCGCGGGGTCTCCCACGCGAGGAACATCGGGAAGTACAACAGGTTGAACCCGACGAAGTAGAGCGCGAAGTGGACCTTCCCGAGGAACTCGTCGTACATCTTGCCCGTCATCTTGGGGTACCAGTAGTAGAGACCGCCCACCAGCGCGGTCACGCCCCCGACCATCACGTAGTGGAAGTGCGCGACGACCCAGTAGGTGCCTCGGAACTCGTAGTCGAGGACGACTGCGCCGAGGAAGACTCCGGTGATGCCCCCGAGGATGAACAGTATCAGCGCGCCGAACGAGAACAGGAACGGCGTGGCGAACCGGACCTTCCCCTTGACGGTGGTGTAGATGAGCGCGAACACCATCAGGTCGAACGGCAGCGAGATGCCGATGGTGGTCGCCATGAACAGCGTCTTTATCTGGAGGTTGATGCTCGTCAGGAACATGTGGTGCATCCAGACGAGGAAGCTCTGGAGCGCCACCAGCACCATCGCCGCGATGAACCACTTCCGGCCGACGAGACGCCGCCCCGTGAACGTCTGGAACGTCTCGGCCATCACGCCGAGCGCCGGGAAGAAGACGATGTACACCTCCGGGTGGCCGAAGAACCAGAACAGGTGCGCCCACAGCAGCGACCCGGCGTGACCCGTCGCCGCGAAGTACTGGGTCCCCAGCAGGCGGTCGGCCGAGAGAATCATCAGCGCTGCCAACAGCGCCGCGAACGCGAACAGCATCATCCACGTCGTGAGCAGGATGGTCCACGTGAACAGCGGCATCCGCCGGAGAGTCAACCCCTCGGCGCGCATCCGGTGCATCGTCGTCAGGAAGTTCACCGACCCGACAGTCACCGACGCGGTGAACATCACCAGCGCCAGCACCGCGGTGCTCGCGCCGATGTTCGGAGTGTACACCGGGAGGTTCAGCGGCGCGTACATCGTCCACCCGCCCCCGAAGGTGCCGCCTTGGAAGAACGAGACGCCCATCAGAACCCCCGAGAAGAGGTAGAGCCAGTACGACAGCGCGTTCAACCGGGGGAACGCGAGGTCTTTCGCGCCGATTTGCAGGGGCACCACGTAGTTGGCGAACCCGAACGCGAACGGCGAGAGGAACCAGAACACCATGATGAGACCGTGGGCCGAGACGGCCTGATTGTACTGGAGTGGTTCGAGCAGGCTCACGCCCGGCGTCCACAACTGGAGGCGCATCAACAGCGCCAGCACGCCGCCGAACACGAGGAAGAACAGCGCCGTGACGGTGTAGAGGATGCCCACGTCCTTGTGGTTGGTCGTGACCAGCCACCGCTTCACGCGGCCGGGGTCGGGCAGGTCGTGGTGATGGTCGGTCCCGTGTGAGGCGTTCGCCACGCCGCCGTCCGTCTCCGTCCCGCCGTCCGTCTTCACACCGTCGTCGGTCTCCGCGTCACCGTCGGCGTTCCCGTCGGTCATGCGCCCACCTCCAGCGCGTTCGCGTTCGCGAGCGAGGTTGCCCCATCACCCGGAGCGACGGCGTCGCCCGGACCGAGGAGCGCCGAACTGTTCGACGCCGACCCGTTCGCACTCGTGGTGTTGGCGTACCACGACTCGTACGCCTCGGCGTCCATCACCACCACGTCCGCGGTCATGTAGGAGTGGCCCGCCCCGCAGAGTTCGAAACACCTCGCCTCGTAGGTCCCCGTCTCGTTCGTGCGGAACCACGTGTCGGTCCTCTGGCCCGGGATGGCGTCGGTCTTCACCCGTAACTCCGGCACCCCGAACGTGTGGAACACGTCCTCGGACGTGACTCGGAGGTGGACCGTCTCGTTCTCGGGGACGCGCAGCGTACTGGACGTGTGTCCGTTCGGGTAGACGAAGTCCCACCCGAACCGATAGCCCACCACGTCGATTTCGAGGCCCTCCTCGCCCTCGCCGGGCGGATTCTCTTCGACGTAGAGCAGCGTCCCGTAGGTCCACGCGATGAGCGAGACCACGATTATCGTACTCAGTCCGAACGAGAAGAACAGTTTCCGACCGCCGCCCCCGCCCGTGGGGAGTTCGCCGAGGCGGGGTCCCTCGTCCTCGGTCGCCCGCCCGTCCCCGTCGCGGTACTTGTACGCGTTGTACACCATGTAGCCGATGACGACCACACCGACCAGCGTCCCGAGTACCAAGAACACCGTGAATATGCGCTGGAACACCTCCACTCTGGTTCCCTTCGGTACTATCCCGGACTGGGCCGGGAGGAACTCGCTGGCGGCGAGGAGTAGCGCTCCGGCCGACGATACCATGACAGTTGATAACATCGTACGTGTACTTATCGGTTTCCCACGAATATTCGTGAAAGAGGGAGAACGCTTTTGGATTGTCGAACGGTATCGTACACCATGGAGGGGGACGAACCGGAGCTATCGACGGACCTGCACGAGGACGTGACCGAGGGGACGGAACCCGACTTCGACCACCTGTGGGGAATCGTGACCGACGGCTTCATCGGCGCGGTCGGCGGGTTGGTCGGCACCGGCGCGCTGACGGTCGGACTGCTCATCGCGGCGTCGCTGGATGCGTTCCAGATAGAGAGCTTCGGAACGCTGGCCGAACTCACGGGGTTCAACGCGATTCTACCGCTCGACCCGACCGCGGTCGGGTACGTGCTGTTCCTGTTGACCGGGATGGTCATGTGGCCGCTCCTGTTCGCGTCTATCGGGGCGTATCTGCCGGGCGAGAAGTACGCGACGAAGGGAATCCCGTTCGGATTCGTCCTCTGGACCGGGTTCGCGCCCGCCTTCTACGAGGGGTACACCGGACTGGCGATGGCGCTCTACCTCGTGCTGACGCTCGGTGCGCACTTCTCGTACGGGTTCACGCTCGGAGCCGTGTTCGACTACCTCGGGGACCGCCCGGAGACGCTGGTCTGACCTCGAGACGCTATTTTCGACGGGCAGTAACGAGGGAATATCGACCGATACCGACGGTACTGATACCGATACCAGCGATTCCGATACCGACGCTCTCCGACCGCGCCCGAAGACGTTCGGCGGAAGCTATCCGACGGGAGCCTCCCTTCCGCCGATATGCACAGCGACTCCCTCGGCGTCGTCCTCGCGGTCGGTGGACTGGCGCTCGGCTACTACGTCGGCGGAACGCAGACGGCGGTTCTCGTGGCGCTGTTCGGGTTCTTCCTCGGAAAAGTGACGGATAGTCTGACGAAGACGGTCGGGTGAGGAGTCGAGCGAGGGTTCGGTCGCCCTCGTTTCACTCCCGCTCGCCGCCGTCGGGGAGCGGTTTCTCACCGTCGTCGGCCGCCGTCGTCTCGCCGCCGTCGGTGGCGGCGAGCGCGGTCTCGCGCTTGCGCTCGAACCACGCCCACTCGTGGGTCAGCAGTCCGTCGTCGGCGAGGTCCCACGGGTCGCCGTCCTCGACCTCCGGGCCTTCGAGCCACGACTGGACCACGTTCCAGACGAAGATTAGTTGGCCCAGCGCCAGCAGGTAGACGCCGACAGTCGCTATCTGGTGGAGGTTCGCGAAGTACGAAACGGGGCCGACCGTGAGGTCGTACCCCGCGTACCGACGGGGCATCCCGCCGTACCCCAGCAGAATCATCGGGAAGAACGTGACGTTCGTCCCGACCATCGACAGCCAGAAGTGCGCCTTGGCGAGCGTTCGCTGGTACATCCGACCGGTGTACAGCGGGAACCAGTAGTAGACCGCCGCGAAGACCGCGAACGCGATAGCGCCCATGATGACGTAGTGGAAGTGCGCGACGACGTGGTACGTGTCGTGGAGGACGAGGTCCACCGGAATCGCGGCCTCGAACACGCCCGTGACGCCGCCGACGATGAAGTTGGCGACGAATCCGACGCAGAACAGCATCGGCGCGGTCAGCCGAACTCTGCCGTTCCACATTGTCGTTATCCAGTTGAACACCTTGACCGCGCTCGGGAGCGCGATGGCGATAGAGACCGCCATGAAACTCGCCCGAATCCGGGGGTCGATGCCGGTGGCGAACATGTGGTGCGCCCAGACGCCGAAACTCAGGACGCCCAGCGCGAGTGTGGAGTAGACCACGAACTTGAACCCGAACAGCTTCCGGCCCGAGAATCGCGGCAGGATGAGACTCACTAGACCCATCGGCGGCAGCACGAGGATGTACACCTCCGGATGGCCGAAGAACCAGAACAAGTGTTGCCACAGCAGCGGCCCACCGCCCGCCTGTGCGAAGAACTGGGTCCCGAAGTTCCGGTCGAGCAGGAGCATCACGAGCGCGCTCCCGAGCAGCGGGAACGAGAACAGAATCTGTCCGGACTGGACCAGCACGGTCCACGAGAACAGGTCGAGCGTCGCCCACGACACGTCCTCGTCGCGCTGGGTGAAGATGGTCGCGATGAAGTTGATGGCTCCCATCGTCGCCGAGACGCCCGAGAGGTGTAACCCGAGCAGCATCAGGTCGATGCCCGGGTTCGCCTGTTCGACAGAGAGCGGGGGATACATCGTCCACGCCGTCTGCGCGCCCGAGATATCGCCGACGAACGGTTCCAACAGGACGCCGCCCCAGATGAGTAACGCGGCTATCGGCAGCAACCAGAACGCGATGGCGTTGATGCGCGGGAACGCCATGTCGTCCGCGCCGATGAGCAGCGGGATGAGGTAGTTCGAGACGGCCGCCAGAATCGGCGTCCCGAACAGGAACAGCATCGTGATGCCGTGGGTGGTCATGAGCGCGTTGTAGAACGTCGCGCCGAGCAGGTCCACCGGCGGCGTCACAAGTTCGGTCCGCATCAGCAGGACGGCCACGCCGCCCCACGCGAACGAGAGCAGGCCGAACGTCCCGTAGAGGATACCGACGTCCTTGTGGTCCACGGTGGTCAACCATCGCACGATACCCGACGGTTTCTCGGCGGTCCCGTGCCCCGATTCGTGGCCTGCCGCCCCGCCGACGGCGGGGGTGTACGACTGCCAGTCTTCTATCCTCGTCAGCCACCACCCGACGCCGAGAAGCAAGAGGCCCATCAGTACTGTCAGGGCCGGTCGTACCGTTGCCATGTGGGCCGATTGCCGGCGAACCGATATGGAAATTGTCGGGCACATGTTCGGTCGGGTGTTTTACTGTCCCTTCGGTGGTGAGCGTAGCCCTCCGTTCTGACCGTGAGTGCGTCCTCTCCGGTGATTCCGTTTAGCCCGACTTCCCACCTCCAAATAGTACGATTACTATCAGCAATCGTCCGTCTGTAGTGACTGTTCTCTGGTCAGCGCGTAGTATCGTCTCCGCTATTTCCGTCGCTCTGATGAGCGGTGCCATCAATCCGAAACTATGAACGCACCTACTCCCGATTCGGCCGATTACGTTTCCGCGCGTGCCCTGCAGTTGGTGGGTCTCGGGATTCTCCTCGTCTCGGCGGGGTGTACGGTCGGCCCGTCCGGTCGAGAGGGACCCGTTCCGTTGCGGTAAACAACTCGGCGAACGACCTCACACCTTCGAAGTTTCGGTCGTCGAAGGACCGTCGATAGGCGTGACCATTCGGAAGCGTAACGGGACCGTCGATTCGACGTCGCCCGGGGAGGGGTTGAGTACGTACGAATTCGGTAATGACTACGAGACCGTTACGTCGGTCGAATTACCGGAACCGTCGCGCCCCTACGCAGGTACACGCTCGCTCCCGTCGGAGTTCCGCCGGTAATCTCTCCGAGAATCCGACGATAGTCGTCATCGCTTTCGACCGACGACCGCGTCGTCTCGCTAGTGACCGCCAACTGTGGTGGCGACTTGGTGTTCTTCGACGTAACTATGCGTTACTACGGTTCGGACTCGGCGTACAACTGCCGGGAAGGTCTCTACTAAGCGACGGTGGTTCGCTCCACCAAGCCCGTTCGACCGTGAACCGGCCACGGAAGGTCTCGTCAGGGTCTCGTCCGGCCGTCTCTGAACTCGTCCCAGAACACCATTTCCATATATCGAAATACAATTTATACGTTCGGCCGGCGACCGCCGGCAATTTCCCGTGGGTTTAACGGACTCCACCAGTCGGTTATACCCACAAAATTATAAGCAAAGCGTGAGAAACGCTCGACCACCCGAAAATGCCGACCTTAGAATACTGCACCCCGAACGCGACCGCCTTTCCCCCTCGAACGACGCCACGGGAGGTGTTCGTCCGTGAGTGAGACCGTCCGGAAAGCGTCAGGGGACCCCTTCGCCGACGTGCGCTGGACGACGTGTTCGCTGGAGGACTTCTGCGAACTCTACTGGGAGAGCGTCGCGCCCCGCCTCGAAGCCGACGGCCGAGACCCCGAGACCCACCGTCCCAGCCACCAGTGGTTCCGAGACGAGGGGCTTCGGGGGTTCCTCGCGGCGCTCCGACGCCACCACGACCGCTCGTTCGGGGATTTCTGGCGCGAGGACCTCGGACTCGGCGACGACACCGGCTACGACTGGGCGACTGACCACGACGAGACGCTCGACGCCCTGCAGGCGTTCCTCGAAAGTCGGCGCTCGCGCCACTCGCTTCGGGAGTCCTCTATCGCCGCCAAGCGGCGTCGTCTCAACCGCTACGTCGAAGCCTACCGCGAGGCCAACGACACCGACGACCTGCTCTCGCCCGTGGTTCGCGATTCGGACGTGCCGACTCACGAGGCGGTTCACGCCTGCTACGCCGCGTTCGACTGGCTCAACGACCGCGAGTACGGTGCCCGTACGAAGCTTCGAGTCCGGAGCGTCGTGGACGACTGGTACCAGCACCTCGTCGGTCGCCGCCTCGCCGCGGTCAATCCCGCGACCGGACTCTACGACGAGTTCAAGTGGCAGGTCGAGGAGTCCGACCCGTCGCAGTTCTCTCCGGACCACGTCCGCGCGCTCGTCCGCGCGGCCGAGTCGCCTCGCGAACGTTTGCTGGTCGTCGCGCTCGCGGCGTGGGGTCTGCGCGCGAACGAGGTCGCCAGCCTCCACGTCTCCCAAATCGAACGCGACGTGGCCGACGACGAGACAGCCTACGTCACGTTCGAGGAGCGCAAGAACGGACCGGGCGAGGTGAACCTCGTCTACGGACTCGGCGCGCTGGACGCTAGACTCGACGACCTCGTTGGTGACGAGTGGTCCGGCTACCTCTTCCCGTCCAATCAAGGCGCTACTGCTCACGTGACCCGCGAGACGGTCTGGTCGTGGTTTCGCGAGTTGGCCGAGCGCGCGGACCTGCCCGAGGAAATCGACGGCGAGCGCCCGAGTCCGCAGCTCTGTCGTCGGTTCTGGTACGACACCTACACGTCCGTTCTCGAGTCCGTGATGGAGGGACTGGAGGACATCGCCGCCGAACAGGGCAGCGACGACCCCCGCGTCGTCCTCTCGAACTACCTCTCCGCGGAGCGCTCGCGGAAGGTTCGCCGCGAGTTCATGCGCCAAGAGCTGTCCGAGGTGTTCGAGACGGAGTAATAAATCCTATTTTGCTATATTGAACTTCGGAGAAGTAGTCGCTCTCTCTCGGGCTATCGACGAAACGGCTCGACGAGAAAAATCCGAATTACGCGTTGTTCATCCGCTTGCTCGTCGTCTCCCCACACTCTAGACACTCGGCGACCCGGTACGGTTCGCGCGAGAACTCGGTGTTCTCGGACTTCTTGCTCTCGGTCTGGATTTCGATACGCACGTCGTGAGGCGTCGATTCACCGCAGTCCTCGCACGATTCGACGGTCTCCGAGAACGCTGAACGTTGTGCTGTCATTTTCTCTTCCCCCGACTAACACCTCGGGTCACAGGCCCATGAAGTGGTAACTCGGTTGAGCGACGTTTCACGG is drawn from Halorussus sp. MSC15.2 and contains these coding sequences:
- a CDS encoding cbb3-type cytochrome c oxidase subunit I, translated to MATVRPALTVLMGLLLLGVGWWLTRIEDWQSYTPAVGGAAGHESGHGTAEKPSGIVRWLTTVDHKDVGILYGTFGLLSFAWGGVAVLLMRTELVTPPVDLLGATFYNALMTTHGITMLFLFGTPILAAVSNYLIPLLIGADDMAFPRINAIAFWLLPIAALLIWGGVLLEPFVGDISGAQTAWTMYPPLSVEQANPGIDLMLLGLHLSGVSATMGAINFIATIFTQRDEDVSWATLDLFSWTVLVQSGQILFSFPLLGSALVMLLLDRNFGTQFFAQAGGGPLLWQHLFWFFGHPEVYILVLPPMGLVSLILPRFSGRKLFGFKFVVYSTLALGVLSFGVWAHHMFATGIDPRIRASFMAVSIAIALPSAVKVFNWITTMWNGRVRLTAPMLFCVGFVANFIVGGVTGVFEAAIPVDLVLHDTYHVVAHFHYVIMGAIAFAVFAAVYYWFPLYTGRMYQRTLAKAHFWLSMVGTNVTFFPMILLGYGGMPRRYAGYDLTVGPVSYFANLHQIATVGVYLLALGQLIFVWNVVQSWLEGPEVEDGDPWDLADDGLLTHEWAWFERKRETALAATDGGETTAADDGEKPLPDGGERE
- a CDS encoding DUF6789 family protein; translated protein: MEGDEPELSTDLHEDVTEGTEPDFDHLWGIVTDGFIGAVGGLVGTGALTVGLLIAASLDAFQIESFGTLAELTGFNAILPLDPTAVGYVLFLLTGMVMWPLLFASIGAYLPGEKYATKGIPFGFVLWTGFAPAFYEGYTGLAMALYLVLTLGAHFSYGFTLGAVFDYLGDRPETLV
- the coxB gene encoding cytochrome c oxidase subunit II — its product is MVSSAGALLLAASEFLPAQSGIVPKGTRVEVFQRIFTVFLVLGTLVGVVVIGYMVYNAYKYRDGDGRATEDEGPRLGELPTGGGGGRKLFFSFGLSTIIVVSLIAWTYGTLLYVEENPPGEGEEGLEIDVVGYRFGWDFVYPNGHTSSTLRVPENETVHLRVTSEDVFHTFGVPELRVKTDAIPGQRTDTWFRTNETGTYEARCFELCGAGHSYMTADVVVMDAEAYESWYANTTSANGSASNSSALLGPGDAVAPGDGATSLANANALEVGA